The Montipora foliosa isolate CH-2021 chromosome 10, ASM3666993v2, whole genome shotgun sequence genomic sequence aattatgcgataaataatgtaaattatgcgattttttctctcagcaattttaagcttgttttataaggtttcaggttaagaaaaacacttttttgctgccctaaagacattttgaacacaaaggaacagtaattacgtatctcgatcgacattagttgggataaataaaaaaaaatgatgccttctgcactaccggtgcaccacgttaaagttgaaaggacacagctaacatgccaaatgaatgatcaaggtgcttgtcaaccacgaacttccgaagatgtcaatcacaatagggccatacccccatttatacgagagaaaataagccgcggcttacagaagattCGAATGTTCACActgtataaatggtacaaaatctatgttcacgtctttttcaagccgcgtcTTATATTGAcgtgggaatatatattcgtataaatagttccttttgcgtattttgtacaccgtggccagagtaagccgcggcttattttctctcgtataaaaggccctaatattgcacaaccagaaaaacatcagtccatcgtccacgtggagcgtacctgtgaggtactttcttgctcgatcgtgagctgtcagattgggcggaaggtgggaacttccttcttcgtcgaagaaaaagcgagcgttttcacaacaaacttatccatgagtaagtttttatcagttttcaacgaaagaaactacattttgccgaaaaacttacaactttgcttatttttcacaaatctcttctctaagagaaggcaactgtgtcatttcagtggtgtgtatataagggagtgtttgtgttgcaccaatagaaggagactcgtaccaagtccccgacatgaaaaataaagccttgaacttcgaatgtttacgaaatcgaaggtgacaaaggttttttagcctttttccaagataaatcatctttaaaatggcgtatttatgcaggaatttctaagaaacgtgttgatttatgtttcattttatgaattttgtgtgtccttttgtgaattatgcgatttttcgtgaattgtgcgatcggatgcgattcgaggtcgattgtgcgaaatcgcaccatcgcgtaatatcagaaggcctgactatAGTGCACACTGCACACCATGCAGAATCACCTCAACTCACCGCAAACCGTAGCAGCTTCTCTGGTAATACTTCATGCCCAAATTCATCTGCAATTTCTTCCCATGTCTCTGCCTTAAAAAATGACACAATGGCCTCTTGAATTGGCCGCAGTAACTTGATTTCTGAAGCTGCCTTCTTCATTTCCTCTAAGCTCATGTCACAGCTTGTCACCTGCAGAGACATCATTGGATGCACAGATAAATAACTTGAAGTTATGGCTTTCTCATTGATGTGTAATGAATTTATTGTTTCGGGTCATGATGACAATTTATTATTGTAAgtattattttgtaaaaagttcTTCTGTAAGATCATGATCCTCCTAGAGTTAAGCTAACACATTTGGGGTACATTTACTTATCTAACAGAACAAGTAAAGTAATTCTGGACAGCAATAATTGTAGCTGTCAGTTTGTGTAACCCAGTGGTGCCAAAGGATAATGGTTTAGCTCCGGCCCTACTGGATTATTAGCAAACACTTATCAggaagtaataatgataatgatgatgatgatgatgatgatgataatgataataacaataataggaaATGAACTGCAACCTTACCTTCTCTAACAAGAAATTTTGATCATGATTTGAAAGGCCACAAAGAGGCTTCAACTGCCACTGCTTCAGTATTGGTTTCCCTTTGTTGACTATGTCAGTGGCCTTAGCCTTTTGCCCCTTCAGCTGAACATTTTCAAACATAGTATTTAGTGTCTGAAAATGTTTCCATCCATCTGCAGACAGCTGTGCCATGGCAAAAACTTCACTTAGGATTCGTTTCTACATATcagaaaggaaatgaaaaataaattaattaattaatcattctTAAGACCTTCTGTGTCAGAGTAGCCAGTAATGATTTGAATGGAGAAACATCATGAAGTTTCTTTGAtgctttgtgttttttttcatgtaaaatCTGTCATCAATATGCCAATAGTCTGCACTGTGTTTCAAATCTCAACTCTTATGTTTTTTGCAAAAATAGTACATGTAATTGGATTGTACTACTAAAAAATAATGGTAATGCTGCTTGGTAAGTGTAATGATGACCCCTCACCTTCTTGTGGAGGAGACTTGCACACATGTCTCTCCATGAATCACTTGGCTGTGGTGGTTCACCAGTGCAATCTTGAATAGGTAAAAACAGCTGTGTGCGTGAAATTTCCACCTGGTAACAAATACACAATTACATTATTGCCTTTAAACCTTGATGTTCTCTCACTGATTGGCAATTTGTTGGGGATTTACATATTTCCAAAAgatctggaaagaagcagactaacaacaatttttataaaagtgacgacacatttaaatttgcaagacatgtcttgcaaatttaaatgatttacatattcaaaaaacaagaaacttACTGGGATCAATCTGTTAGAGTGTAGTAAATGTATTTTGGCTTTTGCATCGGAGAGTCACAAGTAcaagttattattataaataactCATTCTCACCTCATCCCGGTATGTGAGCTGGTGACGAAAAGCGCCAGTGTTGTTGTGCATTGCACCAAGCCAGAGTGCTTCTTGATCGGACAGGCCAATGTAAATTCTGGCAACACGCCCTTGGAAGCTTTGGTTGTCTGGGTACATTTCATTGAGCTGTTTGGTGGCAAGCATTACATGGGTACCACCAAGGACTTCATATTCATGCTGCTCCACCTTGTCTACATTAAACTCTTCTTTATTCTTGATACCCTTTACTAGCACAAACAGAGCTTCATAATTTCCTGAGGGAAGCTCCTCCATACTCTTTATCAAGTCCTTCAAGAATCTGTCATCGACTGTTCTTATTTGCCTCTCTTTTGGTGGCATTACCAAGCATTTGACTGGGATAAAATAGGTTTTATCTGTACAAGAAAGACATTTGAGAAGATTAGAGTCTATGGTTTTGGATAGGTTAGGCACATGATAGTTTAGGTATTGTAGTTGTGTTTACTGTCTTATAAATTAATCTCTTTCAATTTGGCTTCCGACTTGCATTAGCTTTCGTAGTTGTTAAGGAAGCCATTACTCTATTTAATATTTCCTTTCCTTCATaatgattgtatttttttttgttatgaaaagggtaataaagttgttgttgttatttcctcACTTATTTTAGTCAAATGTTCTTATACTTAAGTTATTCATCCTTATAATTTGTAAAATAATGTGGTATATGTAATGAGATTTTATTCTATGTCCAGTTATAAACTGCCACATTCAACAGTTTCAAACTGACACATTCGTGTATACATATAATTTGCACTTACTATCAAACTGGCATTCATTGCAACGTTCCATTATTCCCTTCACACAGCTGGACTCTTCTAccaccttttgtttttttgtgggCTGCACAGATGCGTAAAGTGGAGTCAGTTTTCGTTTTTCTGGTGCTTTGTTCCGATCCTCCACAGTATTCTCTGTTGTGGCCACTTGCTTAAGTCCTTCCAACTTACTGCAGATGTGGTTGGCAAGGCTATCTGCATCTCTGCTTGAACCTATATTTTTGAAATCACCGTCACAATCAAATGGATTAAAGTGACGTGGATTCAGTGTGGCATAATGGTAGCTTCCACTTTGGGTGGGAATGAACTCCATctaacaaaaaaaagcaattaaaacattaaataaGTAATTATAGTCTGAAATAATCagtctgttgttttctttcaataGTGGAAGGCCATTTGCAAAATGAATTACTAATCAAAATATTAGATGTGTAATGGCAAAGGAatgcattttttaggcttcagtAATTAGGCCCTATGTACAAGGAGGGAGGGTATAACCCAGGTTTACAAGCAAAGTTTTCCAGGTAGGATTACCCTATCAGGCCCGACAACTCTTAATGACCTTGGTAAGAGCACTGGCGGCTATAAACCAGAAAAAAGGTTGTCCCAAGTAGCCGAGTTATCCCTAGCAGAGTGTTCACAAGGCAGGTAGGGTTATTTTGGTGCTAGGGTAACCCCAGCCCTgagatagggttaccctagcaccagggtaaccctatctgCCTTGTAAACACATTGCTCAAAtaaagaaatgtgtgagtgctgAGAACGCAtattttatgagtcaaatgagtcaatgagtcatgagtcaatgagactcacagtcgatatagcaataatttgttgattaagcctaagccctcgtttcattgattaggcctaagcactctctgaaattttagctttcattttatggtttaattaactgcactaactcgttgactcattgactcactgactcatgactcataaatacttaacactCGTGAGTGCTAGTAAGAGTAATCCTCCCttcttgtaaacagggcctttcGTCCTGATATCAATGCTACAATAGTTCATTGCTCCTGTGAGTttcaaagaaatgttgcttacatgtatgttgagTAACacgaaaataataataaggtaACAATAATATTTGAGTGTTAATCGATAAGCCAAAATATTCAGATTATTTcataaagaaaaaatacaatgtaTTAAATGCAGCAATTGGACTTATCGCAGTTTCTGACGCCATGTTGGTTAGAGGGCAAACGCAacttaacaacagctagattcacttaaaaactatgtccccattattAAAATTACAATGAATGTAATTATAAGAGATTTCATCCGAATTCAAACCTCCATTACTCCACTACAAAGCGGCAGATTTCAAAAACTTTTTTAGTCATTTGATAATAAATATCATTCACGCAACGGAAAATTTGATCATTGGAACAAGCGCCGCAACTGTCAAATGGGGAAAACAGCTAACTTCCGGTTGCTTTATCCCAATTATATGGCCTCCAGGTCAGACACAGTGAagaggtatattttgttcactCTACGATCTTTATCAGCAATCCTGAGTCATTCTGGGAATTGCTTTGCAATAAAGGATATCTTCATGCGAAGTCGTAAAACTAGTAGCGTTTCGTTTGTCTAATGTAAAATAAACAGAATGACCGAGGATTACTGATCAAGTAAAATGATTGCCGCGATGATCTTTTCTGCTTGATTTCCGTCGCTCTCTCGAGTCCGGTCTTCGGTCGAGCGTGCTCCTTTCCCGAAACGAAGGCCTGGCAATTTTGTAAGTTTGGAAAAACAGCACGGTTTTCTTGCATTCAAGCATGCACAGTAATTTTAAGCTAAGCTCCCTTTTAATAAAGCTTAACTTACCGCTCCCgcgaaagaaagaaacaaactgcACTTAGAGTTAAGGCACGTCGGCTATATGGAGCGCcgtttgtaaatttattatttagccTTATAATTTTGTTGGGCCCTCCAATTATTTGTAAATAACCAAAATCAAGCATGTACTGAggctaaataataaatttacaaaaggcGCCCCAGCTACGGTTAGCTAGTATAAAACCACTAAAGAAGCTTGGCCACTTGGCCTGGCCTGTCGTTGGTTTCAACATCATTTGGCTTAAAAGCGATCGCTAAGTACTCACTCAACAAGAGGAAGATTAACCCACTCATTTGATATGATTTTTTATGCGATTTCCCCAATCACTAATAAACGCATGGGTATGACCCCAGTCGTTCAAAGCGTCTTCTTTGTAACAATACAACTCGGGGAGTATTATAACCCgggagccagcgagccatgtgAGCCAAGGGGCGAGTCAtaggcgagccatgcgagccaacatgcgagtcacacagttattgaaagctaaccattttaaaatgggcacttagacttaataactgtttatcagcgctatttgaattGGGTACTTAAGACTTAAAcgcgaaattcgcatggctcgcagattTAGCAGACCCCAACTCGGGATATAAGCTAATTTTTACGAAACACACTTACCTTCAACAACTTCTTTGGATTCGGGGAGGAACCATCGCACAAACTCGATGTCGCTGGGGCGTCAGTAGCTACAGCTCCAACGATGTTTTGGAAGTTAGGAGTTCGTTTTCCTCCTTTAAACAAAAATGCAGCATTTGATGACAGTTTAATGCACCAGAGCTTCGTTTCTGTTCCTCTTCCCATTCTCACCGTCAACAACAATCACACTCAGGATAGCTTTCGTGAGTATTAGTTTCACTATAAAGGTTGCGCGTCGAGTTTGCACACACAGATTATCCGAAAGCGGAATAGACAGCATTTTTTGATCTTTATTTCTTTCTGCGCACTAAAACAATAGCGGCTAATTATGCAGATTATAAGAGGACTTGAaattaaaaagacaa encodes the following:
- the LOC137973706 gene encoding uncharacterized protein isoform X2 yields the protein MEFIPTQSGSYHYATLNPRHFNPFDCDGDFKNIGSSRDADSLANHICSKLEGLKQVATTENTVEDRNKAPEKRKLTPLYASVQPTKKQKVVEESSCVKGIMERCNECQFDNKTYFIPVKCLVMPPKERQIRTVDDRFLKDLIKSMEELPSGNYEALFVLVKGIKNKEEFNVDKVEQHEYEVLGGTHVMLATKQLNEMYPDNQSFQGRVARIYIGLSDQEALWLGAMHNNTGAFRHQLTYRDEVEISRTQLFLPIQDCTGEPPQPSDSWRDMCASLLHKKKRILSEVFAMAQLSADGWKHFQTLNTMFENVQLKGQKAKATDIVNKGKPILKQWQLKPLCGLSNHDQNFLLEKVTSCDMSLEEMKKAASEIKLLRPIQEAIVSFFKAETWEEIADEFGHEVLPEKLLRFAVKDFE
- the LOC137973706 gene encoding uncharacterized protein isoform X1; translated protein: MGRGTETKLWCIKLSSNAAFLFKGGKRTPNFQNIVGAVATDAPATSSLCDGSSPNPKKLLKMEFIPTQSGSYHYATLNPRHFNPFDCDGDFKNIGSSRDADSLANHICSKLEGLKQVATTENTVEDRNKAPEKRKLTPLYASVQPTKKQKVVEESSCVKGIMERCNECQFDNKTYFIPVKCLVMPPKERQIRTVDDRFLKDLIKSMEELPSGNYEALFVLVKGIKNKEEFNVDKVEQHEYEVLGGTHVMLATKQLNEMYPDNQSFQGRVARIYIGLSDQEALWLGAMHNNTGAFRHQLTYRDEVEISRTQLFLPIQDCTGEPPQPSDSWRDMCASLLHKKKRILSEVFAMAQLSADGWKHFQTLNTMFENVQLKGQKAKATDIVNKGKPILKQWQLKPLCGLSNHDQNFLLEKVTSCDMSLEEMKKAASEIKLLRPIQEAIVSFFKAETWEEIADEFGHEVLPEKLLRFAVKDFE